A genomic region of Salinibacterium sp. NK8237 contains the following coding sequences:
- a CDS encoding ammonium transporter → MYVPISVRTFEPFGTTTPLGLNPIDHGGALVMSVAVGASMLAVLVVERHSLIRGARMTVPVPVALFALVGVILSWLLWLVGAEFALDDVVSLIIVNGAVSAVFGVFGWIAVQLINHGAVGLKSLAGGGVSGLIAVTAGAPLFTPVSAAVAGVIAGVVACAFTVRKGSPLGNQLRFLVNAHLMGGSIGVVSLGVLATGSGFLFTGQTYIFQQQLLSVVATAGYAFVASSIFWWLLGRIGHRRGVHRPRVLSQN, encoded by the coding sequence GTGTACGTACCCATCTCGGTGCGAACGTTTGAGCCCTTTGGCACGACGACGCCTCTGGGCCTCAATCCCATCGACCACGGCGGTGCCCTTGTGATGAGCGTCGCGGTTGGGGCCAGCATGCTTGCGGTTCTGGTCGTCGAACGTCACTCACTCATTCGAGGCGCACGAATGACGGTGCCGGTGCCAGTCGCGCTCTTCGCACTCGTGGGGGTTATCTTGTCCTGGCTGTTATGGCTCGTCGGCGCCGAGTTCGCTCTGGATGATGTCGTGAGTCTCATCATCGTTAACGGCGCCGTTAGTGCGGTTTTCGGGGTTTTCGGCTGGATAGCTGTGCAACTAATCAATCATGGCGCTGTGGGATTGAAATCGCTGGCTGGAGGTGGCGTAAGCGGCCTAATCGCCGTCACTGCCGGTGCGCCGCTTTTCACGCCCGTTTCTGCGGCCGTTGCTGGTGTGATCGCCGGCGTAGTTGCCTGCGCCTTCACGGTTCGAAAAGGGTCCCCTCTCGGAAATCAACTTCGATTTCTCGTGAACGCTCATCTCATGGGTGGCAGTATCGGAGTTGTCTCACTCGGCGTGCTTGCAACCGGTTCTGGGTTCTTGTTCACCGGTCAGACCTACATTTTTCAACAGCAGCTCCTGAGTGTCGTCGCTACCGCCGGCTATGCCTTTGTGGCGTCGTCAATCTTCTGGTGGCTCCTAGGCAGGATTGGGCACCGCCGAGGCGTCCACAGGCCGCGTGTCCTCTCCCAGAACTGA
- the pdxT gene encoding pyridoxal 5'-phosphate synthase glutaminase subunit PdxT, whose amino-acid sequence MAGSQSVGQRPIGVLALQGDFREHLNVLEQLGEAAIAVKTPQQLEHIAGLIIPGGESSVIDKLSRLYGLFEPIREAIAGGLPVYGTCAGLIMLADTVLDSIEGQQSFGGLDVVVRRNAFGSQTDSFETDIRVPELGDVPVHAIFIRAPVVESVGASARAIATLDDGRIVAVEQGNLLGTSFHPEITGDTRFHEYFVSRVRAKG is encoded by the coding sequence GTGGCTGGTAGCCAGTCGGTCGGTCAGCGCCCGATCGGAGTGCTTGCGCTCCAGGGTGATTTTCGTGAACACCTGAATGTGCTCGAGCAGTTGGGAGAAGCCGCCATTGCGGTGAAAACCCCTCAACAGCTCGAGCACATCGCTGGGCTCATCATTCCCGGCGGAGAGTCGAGTGTGATCGACAAACTCAGTCGCCTCTATGGGCTTTTCGAGCCGATTCGAGAAGCGATTGCCGGGGGGCTTCCTGTCTACGGCACGTGCGCTGGCTTGATCATGCTCGCTGACACCGTGCTCGACTCGATTGAGGGACAACAATCCTTCGGCGGACTGGATGTTGTGGTGCGCCGGAATGCGTTCGGGTCACAGACCGACTCCTTCGAGACAGACATCCGCGTTCCAGAGTTGGGCGACGTGCCCGTGCACGCGATCTTCATCCGGGCTCCTGTTGTCGAATCCGTCGGCGCGAGCGCCCGAGCAATCGCCACGCTTGACGACGGCAGGATTGTGGCTGTTGAGCAGGGAAACCTTCTCGGAACGTCCTTTCATCCCGAGATCACGGGCGATACGCGTTTTCACGAATACTTTGTTTCTCGGGTGCGTGCCAAGGGATAG
- a CDS encoding EI24 domain-containing protein produces MAIHSPRRASSIREFFIGAGFLFRGFRIWITAPRLMLLGMVPAAIVGVLALTVLITLFANIQAVASFVTPFANDWGELARAATQFAAGVAVVLASILLVMNTYTTVTLMVGDSFYRKISGHVDAINGSPPPPEPLGFWSDFRRGLGEGLRVLLPTVGLAILVLLLGFIPVVGSIVAATAGALLGGWLLVVELGNIPFEARGMHLTTRRQALRGSRARSVGFGAATYLVFLVPLGAVFAMPAALAGATLLTRSVLGEDTRPVDASAVPNPA; encoded by the coding sequence ATGGCCATTCATTCGCCGCGACGCGCTTCGAGCATCCGGGAGTTTTTTATTGGTGCAGGTTTTTTATTTCGAGGTTTCCGAATCTGGATTACGGCACCGCGCCTCATGCTGCTCGGCATGGTCCCGGCAGCAATCGTTGGCGTCTTAGCTCTTACGGTTCTCATAACTCTGTTTGCGAACATCCAAGCGGTTGCTTCTTTCGTGACGCCATTTGCCAACGATTGGGGTGAATTGGCGCGAGCCGCGACCCAGTTTGCCGCGGGTGTGGCAGTGGTTCTTGCCAGCATCCTGCTCGTCATGAATACCTATACGACTGTGACGCTGATGGTCGGAGATTCTTTCTATCGCAAGATATCGGGGCACGTGGATGCGATCAATGGTTCTCCCCCGCCTCCAGAACCGCTCGGGTTCTGGAGTGACTTCAGGCGCGGTCTCGGCGAAGGGCTACGCGTGCTTCTCCCTACGGTTGGGTTGGCCATTCTTGTGCTTCTTCTCGGCTTCATTCCGGTGGTGGGCAGCATTGTGGCGGCGACCGCAGGCGCGCTGCTCGGTGGATGGCTCCTCGTGGTCGAGTTGGGCAATATCCCATTTGAGGCGCGCGGGATGCATCTCACTACTCGACGACAGGCTCTTCGCGGTTCACGCGCACGGTCGGTGGGGTTTGGCGCTGCAACGTACCTGGTGTTTCTCGTACCGCTGGGAGCGGTCTTCGCGATGCCTGCCGCACTTGCTGGCGCGACACTCTTGACTCGTTCAGTTCTGGGAGAGGACACGCGGCCTGTGGACGCCTCGGCGGTGCCCAATCCTGCCTAG
- a CDS encoding glycosyltransferase gives MGKNGGPSRQSEAFVQLLLDEGLATRSQIQEAREVKARSGAHIDQTLASRGHLDSETLVDVISRVWKLERASMDEVDSDFARQWGGQLYIAENWMPLKQLPDGRAVVATARVPDEDRSDRIRTALGCDVVFVAATSAQIWHTILDVFGPEIADQAANDLWNRNPVLSARTVASRGQKVGLLLLAIVAIICLILWPVETVIALITLTSLVFLAGTAFKFFISLRGARFDLVERVSDREVAELDDGLLPRYTVLVPVFKEANIVAQLVKNLGSIDWPTNRLEVFVLIEESDHETRDAFDASSPPDHFHVITIPAGHPQTKPRACNVGLFFATGDYLVIYDAEDTPEPDQLKKSYISFQRGGEKTVCVQAALNYFNSRENVLTRMFSLEYGYWFDYMLAGLDSLDLPIPLGGTSNHFRTEALKGLGGWDPYNVTEDADLGIRASALGYRVGVVNSATMEEANTSIPNFVRQRSRWIKGYMQTTLVHARRPAALMREIGFWRFSSFVLLIAGTPATFLGVLPFYVLTVLSLALPPEFVGQFFPYWLLWICFLNFIIGSSIMVYLSMMGPYKRGTFALVPWALLNPLYWILHSVASYKALWQLITKPHYWEKTEHGLTNQTNHD, from the coding sequence ATGGGGAAAAATGGGGGACCATCGCGGCAGAGTGAAGCATTTGTGCAGCTCCTGCTCGACGAAGGGCTGGCGACTCGAAGCCAGATTCAAGAGGCGCGCGAGGTCAAAGCGCGCTCCGGTGCTCACATCGACCAAACGCTCGCCAGTCGCGGTCACTTGGACAGTGAAACGTTGGTCGATGTAATCTCGCGCGTGTGGAAACTCGAGCGGGCTTCTATGGATGAAGTTGACAGCGACTTTGCTCGGCAATGGGGTGGACAGCTGTACATTGCCGAAAATTGGATGCCCCTCAAACAGTTGCCCGATGGTCGTGCAGTTGTCGCTACTGCGCGGGTCCCCGATGAGGATCGCAGCGATCGAATCAGAACTGCGCTCGGGTGCGACGTGGTTTTTGTGGCTGCGACCTCCGCACAAATTTGGCATACTATTCTGGATGTGTTTGGGCCAGAGATCGCCGATCAAGCGGCGAATGATCTTTGGAACCGAAATCCGGTGCTTTCCGCGAGAACAGTTGCCTCTCGCGGTCAAAAAGTGGGACTTTTGTTGCTCGCCATTGTGGCGATAATTTGTCTCATTCTGTGGCCTGTCGAAACGGTTATCGCTCTCATCACGTTGACCAGCTTGGTGTTTTTAGCTGGCACCGCTTTCAAATTCTTTATTTCGCTTCGCGGTGCTCGATTCGACCTTGTCGAACGCGTTTCTGACCGCGAGGTCGCTGAACTCGATGACGGCCTGCTGCCTCGCTACACAGTTCTCGTTCCTGTGTTCAAAGAAGCAAACATCGTCGCGCAACTCGTCAAAAACCTTGGCAGTATCGATTGGCCGACCAACCGCCTAGAAGTATTCGTTTTGATCGAAGAGTCCGACCATGAAACTCGAGATGCTTTTGATGCGAGCTCTCCACCAGATCATTTTCATGTGATCACGATTCCGGCGGGCCATCCTCAAACCAAACCACGCGCATGCAATGTCGGCCTGTTTTTTGCAACCGGTGACTATTTGGTGATCTACGATGCCGAAGATACGCCAGAGCCTGACCAACTCAAGAAGTCCTATATTTCGTTCCAACGCGGCGGGGAGAAGACTGTGTGCGTGCAAGCTGCGCTCAACTACTTCAACTCCCGCGAAAATGTCCTTACTCGGATGTTTTCGCTCGAATACGGCTACTGGTTCGACTACATGCTTGCGGGGCTGGATTCGCTTGACTTGCCCATTCCGTTGGGCGGCACCTCGAATCACTTTAGAACTGAGGCGCTCAAAGGCCTGGGGGGTTGGGACCCCTATAACGTGACGGAGGATGCCGACTTGGGCATCCGCGCGAGTGCTTTGGGATATCGGGTTGGCGTAGTGAACTCCGCGACGATGGAAGAAGCCAACACTTCGATTCCTAACTTTGTTCGTCAGCGCAGCCGCTGGATCAAGGGCTACATGCAGACGACGCTCGTGCATGCACGAAGGCCAGCGGCGCTCATGCGAGAAATTGGATTCTGGCGGTTCAGCAGCTTCGTGCTCCTGATAGCGGGAACCCCGGCGACTTTCCTGGGCGTGTTGCCGTTCTACGTTCTTACGGTCCTATCTTTAGCGCTACCACCAGAATTCGTGGGGCAATTTTTCCCGTACTGGTTGTTGTGGATTTGTTTTCTCAACTTCATTATCGGCAGTTCCATCATGGTGTACCTCTCGATGATGGGACCGTATAAGCGGGGCACCTTTGCTCTAGTTCCGTGGGCGTTGCTGAACCCGTTGTACTGGATTCTGCACTCCGTCGCGTCGTACAAAGCGTTGTGGCAACTCATTACGAAACCGCACTACTGGGAGAAGACGGAGCATGGCTTGACGAACCAAACAAATCATGACTGA
- a CDS encoding sulfurtransferase, giving the protein MTIEYDQAPQFAEFSHPERLVTADWLEERLGKPGLVVVESDEDVLLYETGHIRTAVKIDWHTDLNDPVTRDYINGEEFAELMSRSGIARDTTVVIYGDKTNWWAAYALWVFTLFGHEDVRLLDGGRAKWEADGREYTLEVPTPTPTEYPIIERDDSVIRAFRDDVLAHLGNPLIDVRSPEEYSGERTSAPAYPEEGALRAGHIPSAQSVPWSKAVAEDGTFRPLDELNAIYRDGAGLKDGDQVVAYCRIGERSSHTWFVLNYLMGFKNVRNYDGSWTEWGSLVAVPITVGTEPGDVPSR; this is encoded by the coding sequence ATGACTATCGAATACGACCAAGCCCCCCAATTCGCTGAGTTCTCGCACCCGGAACGATTGGTCACTGCAGACTGGCTTGAAGAACGACTCGGCAAGCCCGGTCTCGTTGTAGTGGAATCTGACGAAGACGTGCTGCTCTATGAAACCGGTCACATTCGCACCGCCGTCAAAATCGACTGGCACACGGACCTCAACGACCCCGTCACTCGCGACTACATCAATGGCGAAGAATTTGCCGAGCTCATGTCGCGCAGTGGCATTGCTCGGGACACCACGGTCGTCATTTATGGCGACAAGACCAACTGGTGGGCAGCCTACGCACTGTGGGTATTCACCCTGTTTGGCCACGAAGATGTACGACTCTTGGATGGCGGCCGCGCCAAGTGGGAAGCGGATGGTCGCGAGTACACGCTCGAGGTCCCCACTCCGACGCCCACCGAGTACCCGATCATTGAGCGCGACGATTCCGTGATTCGTGCATTCCGCGACGACGTGCTCGCCCACTTGGGAAACCCACTGATCGATGTCCGCTCTCCCGAGGAGTACAGCGGAGAACGCACAAGCGCTCCTGCCTACCCTGAGGAAGGCGCTCTGCGTGCCGGTCACATCCCGAGCGCACAGAGCGTGCCGTGGTCAAAGGCCGTTGCAGAAGATGGAACTTTCCGCCCTCTCGATGAACTCAACGCGATCTACCGTGATGGCGCCGGGCTCAAGGATGGCGACCAAGTAGTGGCCTACTGCCGCATCGGTGAACGTTCCAGCCACACTTGGTTCGTGCTGAACTACTTGATGGGCTTCAAAAACGTGCGCAACTACGACGGATCATGGACCGAGTGGGGTTCCTTGGTCGCTGTTCCGATCACGGTGGGCACTGAACCCGGTGACGTCCCATCCCGTTAG
- a CDS encoding SufE family protein, with protein sequence MVSEQQIPTQLAEIRDDFLELELRDRLQLLLEFANELPELPERYRDHPDLFERVEECQSPVFIFIEVENDIVHMYATAPPEAPTTRGFASILAQGLSGLSSKDVLELSDDYPQSLGLAKAVSPLRLRGMTGMLARAKRQIRLKSVV encoded by the coding sequence GTGGTGAGTGAGCAGCAGATCCCTACCCAGTTGGCCGAAATTCGTGACGACTTTCTGGAGCTTGAGTTGAGGGATCGGTTGCAACTTTTGCTTGAGTTCGCTAACGAGCTCCCTGAGCTGCCTGAGAGGTACCGGGACCACCCCGATCTCTTTGAGCGGGTTGAGGAATGCCAGTCCCCCGTCTTCATCTTTATTGAAGTCGAGAACGACATCGTTCATATGTACGCGACGGCGCCACCGGAAGCACCGACTACTCGTGGCTTCGCGTCGATCTTGGCGCAAGGATTGTCCGGGCTCAGCAGCAAAGACGTATTGGAACTCTCCGACGATTACCCCCAATCGCTGGGTCTCGCTAAGGCTGTGAGCCCACTGCGGCTGCGCGGAATGACGGGCATGCTGGCGCGGGCGAAACGACAGATCCGCCTGAAGAGCGTCGTCTAG
- the pdxS gene encoding pyridoxal 5'-phosphate synthase lyase subunit PdxS: MSENTSSNESGTSRVKRGLAEMLKGGVIMDVVNAEQAKIAEDAGAVAVMALERVPADIRSQGGVARMSDPDLIDGIIDAVSIPVMAKARIGHFVEAQVLQALKVDYIDESEVLSPADYVNHIDKWNFDVPFVCGATNLGEALRRITEGAAMIRSKGEAGTGDVSEATKHIRTIKGQINALRSKSADELYVAAKELQAPYELVREIAETGKLPVVLFTAGGVATPADAALMMQLGADGVFVGSGIFKSGNPAQRAAAIVKATTFFDDPSVIAAASRGLGEAMVGINVSDLAAPHRLSERGW, translated from the coding sequence ATGAGCGAGAACACTTCATCGAACGAATCGGGTACGAGCCGCGTCAAGCGTGGATTGGCAGAAATGCTCAAGGGCGGCGTCATCATGGATGTCGTCAACGCTGAGCAGGCAAAGATTGCGGAGGATGCCGGCGCAGTTGCTGTCATGGCCCTTGAGCGTGTGCCCGCTGATATTCGTTCGCAGGGTGGAGTAGCTCGCATGAGCGACCCCGACCTTATCGACGGCATAATCGACGCGGTGTCGATTCCCGTTATGGCCAAGGCCCGAATCGGCCACTTCGTTGAAGCGCAGGTTCTTCAGGCGCTCAAAGTCGACTACATCGACGAGTCCGAAGTGCTGAGCCCCGCCGACTACGTCAACCACATCGATAAGTGGAACTTTGACGTTCCCTTCGTGTGTGGCGCAACCAACTTGGGGGAGGCGCTTCGTCGCATCACCGAGGGTGCTGCGATGATTCGTTCGAAGGGCGAAGCGGGCACCGGTGACGTTTCTGAGGCGACCAAGCACATCCGCACCATCAAGGGTCAGATTAACGCATTGCGTTCGAAGTCTGCCGACGAACTGTATGTTGCGGCAAAAGAACTTCAGGCTCCCTATGAGCTCGTGCGCGAAATTGCGGAGACCGGAAAGCTTCCCGTCGTTCTCTTCACTGCTGGCGGAGTTGCGACTCCTGCCGACGCTGCGCTCATGATGCAGCTTGGTGCTGATGGAGTTTTCGTCGGTTCCGGAATCTTCAAGTCGGGCAACCCGGCGCAGCGCGCAGCAGCCATCGTGAAGGCGACAACCTTCTTCGATGACCCGAGCGTGATCGCCGCAGCTTCGCGTGGACTCGGTGAGGCCATGGTTGGCATCAACGTGTCTGATCTTGCTGCGCCTCACCGTCTCTCTGAGCGTGGCTGGTAG
- a CDS encoding HIT domain-containing protein, with the protein MRDYDGSELPAGEWSADFAAVPDAFQRLWTPHRIAYITDQSQPDKDDCPFCVAPTLDDEKALIVARGKHAFVLLNLFPYNSGHLLVCPYRHVPLYDEATDEETAEIASLTQTAMRVLRETSKAHGFNIGMNQGALAGAGIANHLHQHVVPRWATDSNFFPIVAGTKAIPRLLGEVREELAKAWPTNH; encoded by the coding sequence GTGCGCGACTACGACGGCTCGGAGTTGCCTGCGGGGGAGTGGAGTGCTGACTTCGCCGCGGTCCCGGATGCCTTTCAGCGACTCTGGACACCGCACCGTATCGCCTACATCACGGACCAGTCGCAGCCTGACAAGGATGACTGTCCTTTCTGTGTTGCGCCGACTTTGGATGACGAGAAAGCTCTCATCGTCGCGCGCGGCAAGCACGCGTTCGTTCTGTTGAATCTCTTCCCGTATAACAGCGGCCACCTCTTGGTGTGCCCTTATCGTCATGTGCCGCTCTATGACGAGGCGACGGACGAGGAGACTGCAGAGATCGCGTCGCTTACTCAAACGGCGATGCGAGTGCTCCGCGAGACATCGAAAGCGCATGGTTTCAACATAGGAATGAATCAGGGCGCGCTAGCGGGCGCTGGCATTGCCAATCACCTTCATCAGCATGTTGTTCCTCGCTGGGCAACGGATTCGAATTTCTTCCCGATCGTGGCCGGCACCAAGGCCATTCCTCGCTTACTCGGCGAGGTCCGCGAAGAACTAGCGAAGGCCTGGCCGACGAACCACTGA
- the zapE gene encoding cell division protein ZapE, translating to MSATAPTTPERLVDRIPSLTGAQMLSELVPPRQFTGATLESYRPDRDYPSQGAAVAAMRHFLTGAQKAKLFSRKKAPVAKPGVYLDGGFGVGKTHLLAALWHQMAGRKYFGTFIEYTALVGAVGYAPAVELLKGASLVCIDEFELDDPGDTRLISRLLSELVASGTKIAATSNTPPNALGEGRFAAQDFLREIDSLAAKFETIRIDGLDYRRRDTGAHAIAVDDAAAAISALPGVVTLDSFDGVLKHLAGVHPSRYVKLIEGIDAIALTGVHEFTNQTDALRFVAFVDRLYDAQIPVYAEGTALDAVFPEDMLNGGYSKKYLRAVSRLIALTSNNA from the coding sequence ATGAGCGCTACTGCGCCTACGACTCCTGAGCGTCTAGTCGATCGTATCCCGTCGTTGACCGGAGCGCAGATGCTCTCCGAACTTGTGCCACCGCGCCAGTTCACCGGTGCGACTTTGGAGTCGTATCGTCCCGACCGGGACTACCCGTCACAGGGGGCTGCCGTGGCAGCGATGCGGCACTTTCTGACCGGTGCACAGAAGGCGAAACTTTTTTCGCGAAAGAAGGCGCCGGTGGCAAAGCCGGGCGTATATCTCGATGGTGGATTCGGCGTGGGCAAGACTCACTTGCTTGCCGCGCTGTGGCATCAGATGGCTGGTCGCAAATACTTCGGAACCTTCATCGAATATACGGCGCTGGTCGGCGCGGTCGGCTATGCGCCGGCGGTAGAGCTACTCAAGGGTGCGTCGCTCGTGTGCATCGACGAGTTCGAACTAGACGATCCAGGTGATACCCGTCTCATTTCTCGGCTGCTCTCGGAACTAGTGGCATCGGGAACCAAAATCGCCGCAACATCCAACACTCCTCCGAATGCACTGGGCGAGGGCAGGTTTGCCGCCCAAGACTTTTTGCGTGAAATCGACTCTCTGGCTGCCAAGTTTGAGACGATCCGAATTGACGGCCTCGACTATCGCCGACGCGATACTGGCGCGCATGCCATCGCGGTCGACGACGCGGCCGCGGCAATTTCTGCGCTACCCGGCGTTGTCACTCTGGACTCGTTCGATGGCGTGCTGAAGCACTTGGCTGGCGTGCATCCTTCGCGCTACGTCAAGTTGATTGAGGGCATTGACGCGATTGCGCTGACGGGGGTACACGAGTTCACCAACCAGACGGATGCGTTACGTTTCGTGGCCTTCGTCGATCGTCTCTACGACGCCCAGATCCCGGTGTACGCCGAGGGAACTGCGCTGGATGCAGTTTTCCCCGAAGACATGCTCAACGGCGGATACAGCAAGAAGTATCTCCGAGCAGTTTCGCGCCTAATCGCCCTCACCTCGAACAACGCCTAG
- the thrS gene encoding threonine--tRNA ligase, translating into MRVNGELKDLASTVIDTDEVEAVTIDSPDGLNILRHSAAHVAAQAVQTINPAAKLGIGPPVTDGFYYDFDVEEPFTPEDLKAITKAMDRIIRQGQRFQRRVVTEAEAREELANEPYKLELIGLKGAVAEGDADADNESVEVGGAELTIYDNVDGKTGEVYWKDLCRGPHLPNTRMIGNGWSLTRTAAAYWRGSEKNKQLQRVYGTAWPTKDELREYQARQEEALKRDHRKLGAELDLFSFPDEIGSGLAVFHPKGGIIRHEMEDYSRRRHLQEGYSFVNTPHITKAALFETSGHLGWYKDGMFPPMHLDEGRNEEGEITRQGADYYLKPMNCPMHILIYKSSGRSYRDLPMRLFEFGTVYRNEKSGVIHGLTRVRGLTQDDAHLFTTKEGMKQELTNTLNFVLSLLRDYGLTDFYLELSTKNPEKYVGDDDVWEEATETLAEVAAETGLELVPDPGGAAFYGPKISVQARDAIGRTWQMSTVQLDFNLPERFELEYTAADGSRQRPVMIHRALFGSIERFFGVLTEHYAGAFPVWLSPVQVVGIPVAEAYEEYLGGVIDQLKALGVRAELDDSSERMQKKIRTHTKSKIPFQLIAGEQDQAAGSVSFRFRDGSQENGIPIADAVTRITEAIATRAQV; encoded by the coding sequence ATGCGCGTCAACGGTGAGCTGAAAGATCTCGCCTCGACGGTGATAGACACGGATGAGGTTGAGGCAGTCACTATTGACTCGCCTGACGGGCTCAATATCCTTCGCCATTCAGCGGCACACGTCGCAGCGCAGGCTGTTCAGACGATCAATCCTGCGGCGAAGCTGGGTATCGGCCCGCCGGTGACTGACGGTTTCTACTACGATTTTGATGTCGAAGAGCCATTTACGCCCGAAGATCTTAAAGCAATCACCAAGGCGATGGATCGCATCATCCGCCAGGGTCAGCGCTTTCAGCGTCGCGTTGTTACCGAGGCTGAGGCCCGTGAAGAGTTGGCCAACGAGCCATACAAGCTCGAGCTCATCGGCCTCAAGGGCGCGGTTGCCGAAGGCGACGCTGATGCCGATAACGAATCTGTGGAGGTCGGAGGCGCCGAGCTGACCATTTACGACAACGTCGATGGCAAGACCGGCGAAGTTTATTGGAAAGATCTCTGCCGCGGCCCACACCTTCCGAACACGCGAATGATCGGAAACGGGTGGTCACTGACGCGCACCGCCGCCGCCTATTGGCGCGGTTCAGAAAAGAACAAGCAGCTTCAACGCGTCTATGGCACGGCATGGCCGACCAAAGACGAGCTTCGTGAGTACCAGGCTCGTCAAGAGGAAGCGCTCAAGCGCGATCACCGCAAGCTTGGTGCTGAGCTAGACCTGTTCTCTTTCCCGGACGAAATCGGTTCTGGACTTGCCGTATTCCACCCCAAGGGCGGAATAATCCGTCACGAGATGGAGGACTACTCGCGCCGGCGTCACTTGCAGGAGGGCTACTCGTTCGTCAACACGCCCCACATCACCAAGGCGGCGCTGTTTGAGACGTCCGGTCACTTGGGTTGGTACAAGGACGGCATGTTCCCACCGATGCACCTCGATGAGGGGCGCAACGAAGAGGGCGAAATTACTCGCCAGGGTGCCGACTACTACCTCAAGCCCATGAACTGCCCGATGCACATCCTGATCTACAAGTCGAGCGGTCGCTCGTACCGCGACCTGCCGATGCGCCTCTTTGAGTTCGGCACCGTGTACCGCAATGAAAAGTCTGGTGTTATTCACGGCCTCACGCGTGTTCGCGGCTTGACTCAAGACGATGCGCACCTCTTCACCACGAAAGAGGGGATGAAGCAGGAGTTGACTAACACCCTCAACTTCGTGCTCTCACTTTTGCGTGATTACGGTCTCACGGACTTCTATCTTGAGCTCTCGACGAAGAACCCTGAGAAGTATGTTGGCGACGACGACGTATGGGAAGAAGCAACCGAGACTCTCGCTGAAGTCGCTGCAGAAACAGGTCTTGAACTCGTTCCTGACCCGGGTGGGGCGGCGTTCTACGGCCCCAAGATCTCCGTTCAGGCGCGAGACGCTATTGGTCGCACGTGGCAGATGTCCACGGTGCAGCTCGACTTCAACCTTCCGGAGCGTTTCGAGCTCGAATACACGGCCGCAGACGGTTCACGCCAGCGTCCCGTGATGATTCACCGTGCGCTGTTCGGTTCAATCGAGCGGTTCTTTGGGGTGCTCACCGAGCACTATGCCGGTGCGTTTCCCGTCTGGCTGTCGCCGGTTCAGGTTGTTGGCATCCCGGTTGCTGAAGCGTATGAAGAGTACTTGGGCGGCGTTATCGATCAGCTCAAGGCGCTTGGCGTTCGCGCCGAGCTAGACGACTCGAGTGAGCGGATGCAGAAGAAGATCCGAACTCACACGAAGTCGAAGATCCCGTTCCAGCTCATTGCTGGAGAACAGGATCAAGCTGCCGGTTCGGTGAGCTTCCGTTTCCGCGATGGATCTCAGGAGAACGGCATCCCGATTGCGGATGCTGTGACACGCATCACCGAGGCGATCGCTACTCGAGCGCAGGTTTAG